The following are encoded together in the Phyllopteryx taeniolatus isolate TA_2022b chromosome 21, UOR_Ptae_1.2, whole genome shotgun sequence genome:
- the LOC133470989 gene encoding voltage-dependent calcium channel gamma-4 subunit-like, translating into MEAKSRNVPSDLSFLPRPALVWCERGIQVLLTTVGAFAAFALMTVAIGTDYWLYARAFICNSTANSSSAQDDSGAKDKKDPGALTHSGLWRICCLEGLKRGVCSQINHFSDDADYDQDSAEYLLRVVRASSMFPILSAVLLLLGGVCVASSSFYKSKRNVILGGGILFVAAGLSNIIGVIVYISAALSDISPKKDEDKKWHYSYGWSFYFGGLSFILAEMVGVLAVNIYIEKNKELRCRSRADLFKSTTHAVMRLPSYRFRRRSRSSSRSTDPPRSQETSPVGAKTFSLPPSAPPFSVATLPNPHHGSGGGGDISMYTLSRDAKLGSLGGGAPPLYGTMDRAALYQLHNYFPKDGGSGGSGGAAHVGSGTLPSHSKSNLAAAAQTSAPLNSAGAGTGAAVPAGAAQAPMSTATMERDRGNVGTLDRLTAKRDRDSNSDTLNRKTTPV; encoded by the exons ATGGAGGCAAAAAGCAGGAACGTGCCCTCAG ACCTGAGCTTCCTGCCGCGTCCGGCGCTGGTGTGGTGCGAGCGCGGCATTCAGGTGCTGCTGACCACCGTGGGCGCGTTCGCCGCCTTCGCCCTGATGACGGTGGCCATCGGCACCGACTACTGGCTGTACGCGCGCGCCTTCATCTGCAACAGCACCGCCAACTCGTCTTCGGCGCAGGACGACAGCGGCGCCAAGGACAAGAAGGATCCCGGCGCCCTCACGCACTCGGGACTGTGGAGGATCTGCTGCCTGGAAG GTTTGAAGCGAGGTGTGTGCTCCCAGATCAATCATTTCTCAGACGACGCCGACTACGACCAAGACTCCGCCGAGTATCTGCTGC gtgTGGTGCGCGCGTCCAGCATGTTCCCCATCCTGAGCGCCGTGCTGCTTCTGCTGGGTGGCGTGTGCGTGGCCTCCAGCAGCTTCTACAAAAGCAAAAGGAACGTCATCCTGGGGGGAGGAATCCTCTTTGTGGCCGCAG GCCTGAGCAACATCATCGGCGTGATCGTTTACATCTCGGCGGCGCTCAGCGACATCTCGCCCAAGAAGGACGAAGACAAGAAGTGGCACTACTCGTACGGGTGGTCCTTCTACTTCGGGGGCCTTTCCTTCATCCTGGCCGAGATGGTGGGCGTCCTGGCCGTCAACATCTACATCGAGAAGAACAAGGAGCTGCGCTGCCGCTCGCGCGCCGACCTCTTCAAGAGCACCACGCACGCCGTGATGCGCCTGCCCAGCTACCGCTTCCGCAGGCGCTCGCGCTCCAGCTCGCGCTCTACCGACCCGCCGCGCTCGCAGGAGACGTCGCCCGTCGGGGCCAAAACCTTCAGCCTGCCGCCGTCCGCGCCCCCGTTCTCCGTAGCCACGCTACCCAACCCCCACcacggcagcggcggcggcggcgacatCTCCATGTACACCCTGTCCAGGGACGCCAAGCTGGGCAGCCTGGGCGGTGGTGCGCCGCCCCTCTACGGCACCATGGATCGCGCCGCTCTCTACCAGCTGCACAACTACTTCCCCAAGGACGGCGGCAGCGGCGGCAGCGGAGGGGCCGCGCACGTCGGTAGCGGCACGCTCCCGTCGCACTCCAAATCCAACTTGGCGGCCGCCGCCCAGACCTCCGCCCCGCTGAATAGCGCCGGTGCCGGCACGGGCGCCGCCGTCCCCGCCGGCGCCGCGCAGGCACCGATGTCCACCGCCACCATGGAGCGGGACAGGGGCAACGTGGGAACGCTGGACCGACTGACCGCCAAGAGAGACCGCGACAGCAACTCGGACACGCTCAACAGGAAAACCACACCCGTTTGA